From a single Candoia aspera isolate rCanAsp1 chromosome 10, rCanAsp1.hap2, whole genome shotgun sequence genomic region:
- the KLC3 gene encoding kinesin light chain 3: MFAFQKPLQEPPGAPASFLQAMSILVGLGDSPSERMTADDIVLQTCQVMKGLEALRGENRSIHHRLQEALLRERQLLSEREDIAATATEAQALELLEEKHNLVRRSLAGIELGIAEGQMLIALSSHIGALEAEQQKLRAQVGRLGQENLWLRDELAGTQLRLQHSAEAVAQLEEQNKHLHFLHQLRHCGPREEQAEEDVEERRGGLFLGTDDDQRPEGHSPSAAASAAQQGGYEIPARLRTLHNLVIQYASQGRYEVAVPLCKQALEDLEKSSGHSHPDVATMLNILALVYRDQNKYKEATELLNDALDIREQALGVEHPAVAATLNNLAVLYGKRGRYRDAEPLCKRALEIREKVLGPNHPDVAKQLNNLALLCQNQGKFEEVEWYYQRALGIYQTQLGPNDPNVAKTKNNLASCYLKQGKYQQAEELYKEILSSQDQELPTPRGDCSRTGAGSTWEGQEAVMRRSSSFSRFRESLKRSSEKLVSRLRGDVVGQPKEAPGPGMTRATSLNTLHVNEGTAVTPPKSSPTRNRSASTQDLAHSSAP; the protein is encoded by the exons ATGTTTGCCTTTCAGAAGCCTCTCCAGGAGCCGCCAGGCGCTCcggcctccttcctccaggccaTGTCCATCCTGGTGGGACTGGGTGACAGCCCATCGGAGAGGATGACAGCCGACGACATCGTCCTCCAGACATGCCAGGTGATGAAGGGCCTGGAAGCCCTGCGGGGTGAGAACAGGAGCATCCATCACCGGCTGCAGGAGGCCCTGCTGAGGGAGCGGCAGCTGCTGAGCGAGAGGGAGGACATTGCTGCGACAGCCACGGAGGCCCAGGCCCTGGAGCTTCTGGAGGAGAAGCACAACCTCGTCCGCAGGAGCCTGGCAGGCATTGAGCTGGGCATTGCAGAAGGCCAG aTGCTGATTGCCCTGTCCTCGCACATCGGGGCGCTGGAGGCTGAGCAGCAGAAGCTCCGGGCGCAGGTGGGGCGGCTGGGCCAGGAGAACCTGTGGCTGCGGGACGAGCTGGCCGGGACCCAGCTGCGGCTGCAGCACAGCGCGGAGGCCGTGGCCCAGCTGGAGGAGCAGAACAAGCATCTGCACTTCCTGCACCAGCTCAGGCACTGCGGCCCCCGGGAGGAGCAG GCAGAGGAGGACgtggaggagaggagaggcgGCCTGTTTCTTGGCACGGATGATGACCAGAGGCCAG AGGGGCACAGCCCAAGTGCAGCCGCCTCAGCCGCTCAGCAGGGCGGGTATGAAATCCCAGCCCGCCTGCGGACCCTGCACAACCTGGTGATCCAGTACGCTTCCCAAGGGCGCTATGAGGTGGCCGTGCCGCTTTGCAAGCAGGCTTTGGAAGATTTGGAGAAGAGCTCTGGGCACAGCCACCCAGACGTGGCCACCATGCTCAATATCCTTGCCCTGGTCTACCG GGACCAGAACAAGTACAAAGAGGCCACGGAGCTACTCAATGATGCCCTAGACATTCGTGAGCAGGCCCTGGGTGTGGAGCACCCTGCA GTGGCTGCTACCCTGAACAACTTGGCTGTGCTGTACGGCAAGCGGGGCAGGTATCGGGATGCTGAGCCGCTGTGCAAGAGAGCCTTGGAGATCCGCGAGAAG GTGCTGGGCCCCAACCATCCAGATGTGGCCAAGCAGCTGAACAACCTGGCCCTCTTGTGCCAAAACCAGGGCAAGTTCGAAGAGGTGGAGTGGTACTACCAGCGGGCCCTTGGCATCTACCAAACCCAGCTGGGCCCCAATGACCCCAACGTGGCCAAAACGAAGAACAACCTG GCCTCATGTTACCTGAAACAGGGCAAGTACCAGCAGGCTGAGGAGCTGTACAAGGAGATCCTCTCTTCGCAGGACCAGGAGCTGCCCACCCCCAGGGGCG ATTGCAGCCGGACAGGAGCCGGGAGCACCTGGGAAGGGCAG GAGGCAGTGATGAGGCGCAGCAGCTCCTTTTCCCGGTTCCGGGAGTCCCTCAAGCGCAGCAGCGAAAAGCTGGTCTCCAGGCTCAGGGGGGACGTGGTTGGGCAGCCCAAGGAAGCTCCAGGCCCTGG GATGACGCGGGCCACATCCCTCAACACGCTGCATGTGAACGAGGGTACGGCTGTCACACCCCCAAAG AGTTCCCCCACCAGGAACCGGAGTGCCAGCACCCAGGACCTCGCACACAGCAGCGCCCCCTAG
- the ERCC2 gene encoding general transcription and DNA repair factor IIH helicase subunit XPD yields the protein MKLNVDGLLVHFPHDYIYPEQYSYMLELKRTLDAKGHGVLEMPSGTGKTISLLSLILAYQRAYPREVTKLIYCSRTVPEIEKVIEELRKLLDFHEKQTGEKLPFLGLALSSRKNLCVHPEVSGLRFGKEVDGKCFSLTASYIRAQHQQDGSAPSCRFFEEFDAHGRQVPLPCGVYNLDDLKAYGQQKGWCPYFLARYSILHANIVVYSYHYLLDPKIADVVSKELAKKSVVVFDEAHNIDNVCIDSMGVNITRKILDRCQGNVATLQAAIQRIKETDAQKLKEEYQQLVQGLREANVARETDVYLANPVLPDEVLQEAVPGNIRTAEHFVAFLKRFLEYLKSRLRVHHVVQESPPSFLKDIFEKVCIERKPLRFCAERLRSLLRTLEIADISDFSPITLIANFATLVSTYSKGFTILVEPFDDRTPTVLNPVLHFSCMDASIAIKPVFERFQSVIITSGTLSPLDIYPQILDFRPVTMATFTMTLARTCLCPMVVGRGNDQVTISSKFETREDIAVIRNYGNLLLEMSAVVPDGIVAFFTSYQYMENIVASWYEQGILENIQRNKLIFIETQDSAETSVALEKYQEACENGRGAILLSVARGKVSEGIDFVHHYGRAVIMFGVPYVYTQSRILKARLEYLRSQFQIRENDFLTFDAMRHAAQCVGRAIRGKTDYGLMVFADKRFARADKRGKLPRWIQEHITDANLNLTLDEAVQVAKHFLRQMAQPFRKEDQLGLSLLTFEQLQSEETLRKVQEIAHQV from the exons ATGAA GCTGAACGTCGACGGGCTGCTGGTGCACTTTCCGCACGACTACATCTACCCCGAGCAGTATTCGTACATGCTGGAGCTCAAGAGGACGCTGGACGCCAAG GGCCACGGGGTGCTGGAGATGCCCTCGGGCACCGGGAAGACCATCTCCCTGCTGTCGCTCATCCTGGCCTACCAGCGC GCTTACCCCCGGGAGGTGACCAAGCTCATTTACTGCTCCAGGACCGTCCCAGAAATCGAGAAG GTCATCGAGGAGCTGCGGAAGCTCCTGGACTTCCATGAGAAGCAGACGGGGGAGAAGCTGCCCTTCCTGGGGTTGGCCCTCAGCTCCAGGAAGAACCTCTGCGTCCACCCCGAG GTGAGTGGCCTGCGCTTTGGGAAGGAGGTGGACGGCAAGTGCTTCAGCCTCACGGCCTCGTACATCCGGGCTCAGCACCAGCAGGATGGCAGTGCTCCCTCCTGCCGTTTCTTTGAG GAATTTGATGCCCACGGTCGTCAGGTGCCACTTCCATGCGGCGTCTATAACCTGGATGACTTGAAGGCCTACGGTCAGCAGAAGGGTTGGTGCCCCTACTTCCTTGCCCGCTACTCG ATCCTTCATGCCAATATCGTGGTATACAGTTACCACTATCTCCTTGACCCCAAGATTGCTGATGTGGTCTCCAAGGAGCTGGCCAAGAAGTCTGTGGTGGTTTTCGATGAGGCTCATAACATCG ACAATGTCTGCATTGATTCCATGGGGGTCAACATCACACGCAAGATCCTGGATCGCTGCCAAGGGAATGTGGCCACGTTGCAAGCTGCCATCCAAAG GATCAAGGAGACAGACGCCCAGAAGCTGAAGGAGGAGTACCAGCAGCTGGTGCAGGGGCTGCGGGAGGCCAATGTCGCCCGGGAAACAGATGTCTATTTGGCCAACCCGGTGCTGCCAGATGAGGTCCTCCAGG AGGCTGTGCCAGGCAACATCCGGACGGCGGAGCACTTTGTGGCCTTCCTCAAGCGCTTCTTGGAGTACCTGAAGTCCCGGCTGCGGGTCCATCACGTGGTCCAGGAGAGCCCCCCGTCCTTCCTGAAGGACATCTTTGAGAAGGTCTGCATCGAGCGCAAGCCCCTTCG GTTCTGCGCCGAGCGGCTGCGCTCTCTCCTCCGCACACTGGAAATTGCAGACATCTCCGATTTCTCCCCCATTACTCTCATCGCTAACTTTGCCACCCTGGTCAGCACGTACTCCAAGG GGTTTACCATCCTGGTAGAGCCCTTTGATGACCGGACGCCCACAGTCCTCAACCCAGTCCTGCACTTCAG CTGCATGGACGCTTCAATCGCCATCAAGCCCGTCTTTGAGCGCTTCCAGTCGGTCATCATCACCTCAGGA ACCCTTTCCCCACTTGACATCTACCCCCAAATCCTGGACTTCCGGCCAGTGACCATGGCTACCTTCACCATGACCCTTGCCCGGACCTGCCTCTGCCCAATG GTTGTGGGGCGAGGGAACGACCAAGTGACCATCAGCTCCAAGTTTGAGACGCGAGAGGACATTG CTGTGATCCGCAACTATGGCAACCTGCTCCTGGAGATGTCGGCCGTTGTCCCCGATGGCATCGTTGCCTTTTTCACCAGCTACCAGTACATGGAGAACATCGTTGCCTCGTGGTATGAGCAG GGGATCTTGGAGAACATCCAGCGGAACAAACTCATCTTTATCGAGACACAGGACAGCGCTGAGACCAGCGTGGccctggagaagtaccaggag GCCTGCGAGAATGGCCGTGGAGCGATCCTGCTGTCGGTGGCCAGGGGGAAGGTCTCTGAAGGAATCGACTTTG TGCACCACTACGGGAGAGCGGTGATCATGTTCGGTGTTCCCTATGTCTACACCCAGAGCCGCATCCTGAAG GCCCGGCTGGAGTACTTGAGGAGCCAGTTCCAAATCCGCGAAAACGACTTCCTGACGTTTGACGCCATGCGGCACGCGGCGCAGTGTGTTGGCCGGGCCATCCGTGGCAAGACGGACTACGGCCTCATGGTCTTCGCAGACAAG CGCTTTGCCCGGGCGGACAAACGGGGCAAGCTGCCCCGCTGGATCCAGGAGCACATCACAGATGCCAACCTCAACCTCACGCTGGATGAGGCTGTGCAGGTGGCCAAGCACTTCCTGCGCCAGATGGCCCAGCCCTTCCGCAAG GAAGACCAGCTGGGCCTGTCACTGCTCACCTTCGAGCAGCTGCAGTCGGAGGAGACTCTGCGGAAAGTGCAGGAGATTGCGCACCAGGTGTGA